TTACTGGCGGATATGGACTTAAAAGAGGCCATTGAAGCGATGCATTATGATGTCTATAACGCCATGATCAACCAGTTTATTCCACCAGGTTCGGTCGATGATCAATGGAATGTTGATGGTCTTGAGGATGAACTAGAAAACGAATTTAAGCTCTATATGCCGATTAATGATTGGCTAGATGAAGACCGCCGTCTCGATGAAGAAGGGCTGCGTGCGAAGATTATTAATACCGCGCTTGAGCATTATCGCGGTCGCCGTGAGCAAATGGACGTGCAAAGTGCTGCCCAGCTTGAGCGTCATTTCATGCTACAAAGTCTTGATAAGCACTGGAAAGATCATTTAACGCAAATGGATCAGCTGCGCAAAGGTATCCATCTGCGCGGTTATGCGCAAAAGAATCCTGAGCAAGAGTATAAGCGCGAGTCGTTTGAGCTGTTCCAAATGATGCTGGGCGCGATAAAGTCAGAAACGGTACAAGATTTATCACGCGTACATATCCCAACCAAAGCAGAGCTTGAAGCATTAGAGGCGCAACAACGCGCAGATGCAGCACAGATGCAGATGCATTTTGAGCATGACGAGGTGGCGAATTTAGCAGGTGATTCGCAACCAGAGCCAGATGCACGTGCGAATGATCAGATGCGTGTCAATCTAGGTGGCGCTGCGGCTGCTGGTATAGAGGGCGCCGCTGATAGTGCTGAACCTAACCCTTATGCAGGGATGAATATCAGCCGCAATGCACCGTGCCCATGTGGTTCTGCGCTTAAATACAAGCAATGTCATGGCAAAATATAAAGGCTAGCACATTTTTTATAATGTCTGCTTTATAGTATTCATTAGAAAAACCCATCGCGATTGCCGCCATGGGTTTTTTTATCGTCAGTCATTATTCAGCTTGACACTATTTAAACACTGAAATGACACATAATAAGCGTTAAAATGTACGCTATAGTGAGTGCTTACAAATTCAGCATAGGCGTGAATAGTTGGACAAGCTATAGTATTGACCATATTAAATTAGGAGAGTGTTATGAGTTTAGGGCATTTACGACCTTCTGTATTCATTATGACGTTACTAGCTGGCGCTATCAGCATCAGTGCGTGTCAACAGAAACAAGATCCTGAGCCAAATCTAGAAGACGGTATTAATGCGGAAGAATCGGTTCCAATGTCAGCTGAACCAGCCGATCCTAATATCACCGTCTTAGCAACCGATGACGCCGCATTGAACGAAGCTGCCGATGACACAGGTGCGAATGCTGACTCAGGTTTTACAGAAATGACTTATTTATGCTCACCTGAGTTAAAAGTAGACGCGACCTATGAAGGTAACGAAGTCGTGATTGGCACTGATCAAGGTACTTTAACCTTAACCCAAACCAATGACGGTACTAATCCTGAAGTCTATGAAGTAGCAACCGCGATTGATGGTGGTGAAGGCTTTACGCAGTGGCGTGCGGCTAATGAAGAGCGTGCGACTGGCATATTACGCATGGCTGGTGCCGACGAAAGCAAGGTAAGTACCTATGACTGTAAGAAAACAAAATAAGTATGATTATCAATCCATGATATAAAGCCAAAATATAAAAACAGCATTGTATCAGCCAAATAAAAAAAGCAACGTTTCCGTTGCTTTTTTTGATGATAATAACTGATGATTATGAATAAGCATTTAATAAAAAATTTTAGAAAGGGTAAGATTAATATCTATTTATTAACAGCATTATTTTTTATGATGGCGTGTACCTTCATGCTCTAAAAAACCTTCTTCTTGTACATTTAGCTCTTCGTGTTTGAGCTCAACCTGAATACTATCAGTATGAATATGCGTGGTTTTGTTGACTGCCACTTCTTGAATCGCATAGGTATCTTTGGTAATGGTCGCCACTTGGCGCGAAATAATAATTTCAATCGGCTCATCACCAATCTCAACCTGCTTACCATTAATCGTAACGACCGCGTTACTGTCTAATGACGGCTCAACATGGCGTAATATATCCTTTTCATCATAATTTCCTACCAGTAGGTATTGACTCTCATCGTCATAATACTCAGTGCGGACAGTGATATACTCTTCAATCAATTCAATAGGGACGTTAATGGTCTTGGTACGTGCATGCTTAGTGACCGTTACTTTACCAACATCTAAGCGTTCTTTATTTATAACTGGACGCTCTTCTAATAGTTCTAAATGCCCGCCATGACCGGTTTTATTGACTGCGGTTGCGGCACTACTATTATTCGAGAGACTATCGGGCGCGGGCAATTTATTTTCAGAACTATGGTTTGCGATTCTAGGATTATCAATTCTAGAATTAGTAACTCTAGCCACATTCGCATTTGCGATATCAGTAGAGAGTAAATCAGGGCTTATGCCTTGCTCGATATTCGTATTATCGTTATTTATATTATTGTTAGTCATGGTTTAAGTCCTTTTTAAATGAGCACTATTATTAAATCATTATTATGAAACCACTGTCATAAAACCACTGTTATACGAGCAAAATTTGTAGCGATGTCAGTGTTAAAGATTGGTATTAAAAACCGTAAATATATTAAGAGTAAGAGAGTATAAAAAAGATTACTTTATTATTAAATATAGTGGCTTAACATAAAAAAAGACCAGAGACAGGCTCTGATCTTAATTTACTGAGTACAAACGCTCAGTGACTAACTATTATTACCTTTATATCTTTTATCAACGATACTGCTTATTAACAACATCTGTTATTAACAATATCTCTTATTAACAACGCTAGTGATATAAGAGGAATAATTGGTGAGCTTATTACAAACCACGAGCGCGGCGTACATCTTCAGCAGTGATATCATCACGGGTGATAATATTGCCTTCACGGTCAACGACGTTACCATCGCGGTCGATATCTAGCTCTTCACGTTGGATAGTTTCAACGATGGTTTCAGTATGGCTTTCGGTAGTTTTACCAACAGTCACTTCTTCTGCAACATAAGTTTCCTTGCTCACACGAGCACGTTCTGCTTGTAGTTCAACTTCAATGGTTTCATTGCCATTAACATCACCGATACGGCGATCTGTTGGACGGTCAACGTTAGTGCGTTCGATATGTGCATGCTCTTCTTCAAGATTCACGTCAACATTACGCTGTTCAGTCACCACATGCTTACCAACTTTTACTAAACCGGCAATGATACGGTCTTTATTAACAGTCAGACGCTCTTCTAGTAGCTCAAGCGTGTTTGGCGCGTTATAAGCATGGTCTTGAATTTCCATGCGTTCTGCAACGGGAACAGTGTCTGCAATAAAGGCTTTACGGTCATTTTCATACTGCTCTTTATAGCTGTACTGATAATCGTGGTCGTACGTCTCCATTGCTTCAACTTGCGCTTTGGTTAAGCTGTCAAAGAATACGTCATCACCAACAATACGAGCAAGACCTGCTGGTACCAACACTTCTTTTGAGCTGAACCAACCACCTGCATCAACGATTAAATAACGAATGCGACCAGTGGTATCTTCTACCAATGCGCCATCAATTTTACCAATTTTGTCTTCATCGACGCCATAAGCAGTTTTACCTGTTGGGTCATAATAGTCATCACCAATAAGATCACGATGTGTCGCTTGAATATCTTGTAAACGGACGAGTTGACTCATTGTTATATTCCTTTTATGTGAGTAAATTATTTATCTGAGTAAATTATTATTGAAATAAATGTTAATGGTTAGAACTAAGATTCAAAATAATAGCGTTAAAAGTTAACGCTGATTTTAAATCTATCGTTGAATAATAAATGGCAGGTTGGTTTTTCTAATTTCTTTTGCTACCAAAAATGATTAATTATATTTAAGCTATCAAGACAATTAATCACTGCTCCATCAACTTGTCATTATCGTAACACTGAGATTTTCATGGAGATATATGAGCAAGGTAGCAAAGTGTGCATCTGACGTAATTACGTGTAATGGGCTGTAAACGCCATAACAACGCACGTGTATAAGTTAACGCTTATTTACAACACTCGACATTATTTGCTGATTTAAATGCTGTAATAATAATTTTCAGGATAAAAAAACCGCACTGAGTAAGCTCAATGCGGTGATTATTAAAGATAAGAATAAAGATAGAATGCTATGAGCATAACGTTATGGTTATGAAATAGGCTTATGAAATCAATGCCTAAGGTAGCTCAATCGCAATCGCTACTGCTTCGCCGCCACCGATACATAAAGTGGCAACGCCTTTTTTACCGCCAGTGCGTTGTAAAGAATTAATCAGGGTGACGACAATGCGCGTGCCGGAACAGCCAACGGGATGACCGAGCGCACAAGCACCACCTTCTATATTAACTCTATCATGGGCAATATTAAGCTCGTCCATCGCCGCTATTGTGACTAGAGCAAAGGCTTCGTTGATTTCCCATAAATCGACATCGGCAACTGACCAACCTGCATTCGCCAGCACTTTTTCGATAGCGCCAATCGGTGCAATGGTAAATTCGCTTGGATGCCTTGAGTTTGATGCGGTGGCAATGATGCGTGCTTGGTAATCTAAACCCTCTGCTTGTGCCTGAGATTCTGTCATTAACACGACTGCTGCCGCGCCATCTGAGATGGAGCTGGCATTGGCTGCGGTAATCGTACCGTCTTTGGCAAAGGCAGGACGCAAGGTTGGAATACGTTCAGCATTGGCAAGACTTGGTTCTTCGTCGATATCAACGGTGGTGTCGCCTTTGCGCGTGCTAAAGGTAACCGAGGTAATTTCATTTTTGAAATGGTCGTCGTTAATAGCGGTTAGGGCACGGTTGAGCGATTCAATCGCAAAGGCATCCATCTGCTCGCGGCTATAGCCTTTTTTATCCGCCATCTCTTGCGCAAATTGACCCATAAGCTTACCTGTTTCGGCATCTTCTAAACCGTCTAGGAACATATGGTCTTTGACTTCCTTATGTCCCATGCGGTAGCCCGCTCGCGCATTTGGCATAATATAAGGCGCATTGGTCATAGACTCCATACCACCTGCAACTGCCACCTTAAAGCTGCCAGCTTTGATACCGTCACACGCTTGCATGATGGCTTTTAGACCAGAACCACACAGCTTATTAATCGTTACCGCGCCAGTCGTATCTAGCAGACCCGCTGCGCGCATGGCTTGGCGAGCAGGACCTTGACCAAGTCCAGCTGTGAGGACGCAGCCCATAATCACTTCATCAATACTATCAACGCTAATACCTGCGCGGATAACAGCAGCTTTAATTGCTGCCGCGCCTAAATCAGTTGCGCTTACATCCTTTAATGTACCCTGAAAACCACCCATTGGCGTACGCGCACTATTAACAATTACAATCGCATCATTTGACATCATTATTTTTCCTATGCTTTATATTTTGATTAAAACCTAGATATTTTGATTAAAACTTAGTTTAGTATCGCCTAAGCTTGCTCTGTTATACCAAGTTTTTACGAAAAATAGGGATGGTAATGCGTACCTATTGGTCAATATTAAGCCAATGAGACTGCGAATGTTAAGCGCGCTGATAGCTCTATAACATTTATGCCAATTCGTCCAAGCGAATACGGACGACTTTATCAGTAACAGAATCAAGCTTTTCAATTTTCGCAATGGCTAGATTCATCTGACTTTCAATCACAGGCAAGGTTAAAATAATGATGGGTACTTGTCCGACTTTATGTGCCGGTTTTTGCAAAATCGCATCGATGTTAATCCCTGCATCACTTAAGATACGGGTGATATCAGCGAGTACGCCCGGATTGTCATAAGCATGGACGCGGAGATAATAGCCAGTAATCATCTGTTCTGCACGCAAGATTGGCGTGTCAGAAAGTAACTCAGGCAGGAAGGATAAATGCGGAACATGGTGTCCTTGCTGACCAGTTAGGCTTGGATCATTGCTACCTAATACCCGCACTAGATCCATGACATCTGCCATGACCGCTGAGGCAGTCGCGCCTGCACCTGCACCATCGCCATAATAAAGCGTCTGTCCAAGTGGGTGTGAATTCACCAACACTGCATTTTTGACGCCATTCACATTCGCCAGTAACGTATTTTGTGGAATTAAGGTCGGATGCACGCGCAATTCGATGCCTTCTTTACCTTTATCGTTAGTACGGCGCACGGCAAAGCCCACATGCTTGATGCGGTAGCCCAGCTCTTCGGCATAATTGACATCTTGTAAGGTAATGCCAGTGATACCTTCGCAATAAACTTTGTCAAACTGTAGCGGAATACCAAAGGCAATAGAGGCAAGGAGCGCGAGCTTATGCGCGGCATCAATGCCTTCCACATCAAAGGTAGGATCGGCTTCCGCGTAACCCAATGCTTGCGCCTCTGCCAATACATCGACAAACGGACGACCGGTATCACGCATCTCAGACATGATAAAGTTGCCCGTACCATTGATGATACCGGCTAGCCAATCGACTTTATTAGCAGCCAGCGCTTCGCGCATGACTTTAATAATGGGAATACCACCAGCTACGGCTGCTTCATAAGCCACATGTACGTTATTGGCTTCGGCTAAGGCAAAGATTTCATTGCCATGTTCAGCAAGCAGTGCTTTATTGGCGGTGACCACATGCTTACCATGTTTAATGGCGTGCATGATGACGTCTTTAGCCAGCGTTGTGCCGCCAATCACTTCGATGACGATATCAACATTATCACTGGCAGCGATTGCCATTAAATCATCATTTTGGATGATGCTGGCATCGATATCATCACGCTGACGACGTGTACCGACTTCAGTAATAATAATGTCACGACCGCTGCGACGTTTGAGCTCGCCTAAATTGTCATTGATGAGGTTGATTACGCCAGTACCGACCGTACCGAGACCAAGTATCGCTAGTTTGATGGATTTACTCACAGTATCCTCAAGAGGTTAAATAGATGAATGGGAAAGGGAAAGAGAATATAGGTTATAGATTACTATTGTTTTAATTGATAATAGCGTATTAACGGATAGCCGTTTAATGTATATCGCGGTTGAACGGATTTTACTTACGAGTTTATATATTGTTTTATTAATACCGCTCGCAATATTATAAAACGATTCAGCGTTAACATATCATACCGTCAACTATTAGCGACGTCTACATGATGAATAGGGTCGCCAATAGTGGTTATGCTTATTTTTAAAGGTATTGACTGCCAAGACTATTACTCTATGGGCTATTGAATGCCTACCGCTTGTGCCAATTGCGCGGCAGGTAAGTAACCGCCTACTTGTTCGCCAGATTCGGTAAAGATGGCAGGGGTTCCGCGCACGCCAAGTGCCATGCCAAGCGCCATTTGTGCTTGCACCGGATTGCTACAGCTAGAGCCTGTCACATCCGCACCTATTTTAGCTTGGTTCATCGCGGCATTACGATCTTTGCTACACCAAATGCCTTCCATTTTAGGAATAGATTCTTCACTGCGCGGCCATGCTAAATAACGCACTTCGATACCACGAGCGTTGATATCTGCCATCTCTTCATGCAGCTTACGACAGTAGCCGCAGTCAGCATCAGTAAAGGCATAAACCACAGACTTAGTTGCCCCTTTTGCTGGATAAATAATCATATCCTTTTTGTCGACCTTTTTCAGCGCTTCTTGCGCCGTTTTTGCGACTAATGCGCCACTGATATCAACAGGTTCACCATCACCAACAGCGATGATTTGCCCTTGAATAATATGTTTGCCCGACTTATCGGTAAAAAATGCAGGTAGTCCTTCCGCAGTTACCCAATAAATACCGCTCATATCCGTGGGTACGGCTGAAATAATTTTTTCTTCAATGCCCGATGCTTTTAAGTTGGCTTGTAGTGCTTTGACCACTGCACCATCACTATTGCCGACTGTCTTAGTAGTTTTAGCTTGGGCGCTATTGACGATACCGGTACTGCTAGTGGCATCAGCGGCATTATTCGAGCAACCCACTGCGACGATGACTAGTGACGCACTTAGTAAGGCATGAGACAGTTTGTTCTTAGATAGCTTTGTTATCGCGAGGTTGAGCTTAGAAAAAGGAGAAAACGACATAAAACATTTCCTATAGGCAGATATGCCTAATGATGGTTTTGTATAAAGATAAAGAAACGGCTTAAGATAATGGTTAGAGCAGGTAGTGAAATATAGGGCGCGTGTAAGCGTTAATAATAAGGACTTTCAACAAAGTTTTTATACTTCTTCATACTTAATAGCGAACAATAAAAATAAATAACGTACTCTATCTTAACATAATTTTATAAAACACTATCAAAAGCTATGTGGCTGCAAGTTGCCATATCATGTCTCTTAACGAGCGGTAAAATATGAGAAATAAGATACATTTATGCTCTGTAAAATTACAGAGTGACTAGGTAGGCTACTGCTAAATAACGCTATTTATTATAATTTATATTATCTCTATTTATTTAAGCGATTTTCGCTAAGGAATGTACATGGCAGGTGCCAGTTTATTAGCCTTACTTGATGACATCAGTTTGATATTAGATGATGTCTCACTCATGACTAAAGTTGCCGCCAAAAAAACGGCTGGCGTTTTAGGTGACGACTTAGCGCTGAATGCTGAGCAAGTAACTGGCGTTAAAGCAGACCGTGAGCTGGCAGTGGTTTGGGCAGTCGCCAAAGGTTCATTCGTCAATAAGCTTATTTTAGTACCGGCAGCGTTGTTGATTAGCGCCATTTATCCGCCATTAGTTACGTTTTTATTGATGTGTGGTGGTCTTTATTTAGCTTATGAGGGTGCAGAGAAAATTATTCATAAATTTTGGCCGCACTTACTGCCGCACGATGAAGAACAAAAAAAACGGCTGCGTGCCAATGCTGATGACACCATTGATTTGGTCGCTTTTGAGAAAGAAAAAATTAAAGGGGCAGTGCGCACTGATTTTGTGCTCTCAGCAGAGATTATTGTGATTGCTCTTGGCTCTGCTGCCGGTGCCACGCTGTTAGAGAAAAGCTTAGTGCTCTCTATTATTGCAGTGACTATTACTATAGGTGTTTATGGCTTAGTTGCCGGTATCGTCAAAATGGATGATTTAGGCTTGCATCTGATGAAAAAATCTAGCAATGTGCAGCAAAAAACAGGTGCTTTTCTACTGTCATTTGCCCCCAAATTAATGAAGTTTTTATCTATCGCTGGCACTATAGCGATGTTTTTAGTGGGTGGCGGTATCTTGGTGCATGGGATAGATTTTTTACATCATGAAGTCGAAGATTTAGCACATTTGACCGGCATATTTGAGAGTGCCACTACGATGCTGTTAAATGCGTTGGTGGGTTTAATTGTTGGTGTTATCGTCGTTGCTATTGTGACTATGATTGGCAAAATGCGCGATAATAAATCGTCTTCTGCTCATTAATTTACCCTTTACTAAGTAGATATATCAAACATAAAAAAGCCCCAAAGTTGCGAACAACGTTGGGGCTTTTGCTATTTAACCATATTAATACTTACTAGCCATATCAATACTTAGCTGTCGCTATCTGAATCGTCATTTTCTATTTTTTCAGCTTGCGTTGGTTTTTTATGCTCAGTTTTTGGTTTACGACTGCGCGCTTTTGGCACCTTTGCCGTTGTCAAATTGAACATACCCATTTGCGGTAATAGCTGCTCAGCCACATTTTCAATCATATTTTTATAACTGGCAATGGTGGTTTTTGATTTGCTGGCTTGGCTATCATCCTTTACAGAGTCTGCGGTAACGGCTTCCTCTACTGTTACTGGCTGAGTCTGAGTCACAACTTCTTCATGATGAATCTGTAGTTCTTGATCAACTTGCAGGAGTTGCGCGCTTTCGATGCTGATATCGTCTGCCTGTATTTGCCCTGTTAAGGCGTTGGCATCAATATCATGGACGTCAACGTTATGCTCATCGACTTGACTGTCAGCATGCATGGCTTCAGGTTGCGTTGCTTCAGTAACGTTAGCGTCACTGACTTCCTGAGTCATGTTATCTTCTGATTTAGTCTCAGATTCAGCATTTTGGCTTGCTGAAACAGCAGGTTCATTAGTAACCGTCAACACCGCTTGCGCCTGATAGTCAGGATGCTGTCCACGTGGGTCATTGCTGGCTCGTTGGCTAATAGCGCGTGGTTCGACCGCGGTTTTACCTTGTGCGGCAGCAAACTGGCTGACTGCTTGGGTCATTGCCTCAAAGCGCGTGAGATAATCTACCGCTAGGGGCTGATAGCCATAGTTGCTAAAGTCAAACAGGCACTCATCAGAAGGGTTGCCTTCAACTTTACTGGCGTCAACCTCACTAACATCGGTATTCATATCAGCCGCTTGCTGCGTGTGGATGGTAATGGCATCAATAAAGCTGCGAATGATACCGTCATTTGCCAAACGTATTTTTGCGTCAGGTAGAGTTGTCTGAATAAATTCACCAACTGTACCGCGGATGGCTGCTGCCTTGGCAACGAGTTGTTGAGAGACAGCTTCAGGGGCTGGCACTGGTAATGTCGCTTGCGGGTGTGACTGTTGACGACGGACAACACGCGGGTCATTACTCGCTTGACCAAACTTATTGGCTGTCACATAGCGTTTAGCAAACAATGCTTCATGGGTAAGCTCAAGCACTGCATTACTGTTTTTAGCGTTATTGTCTTCGACGCTACTGTCTTTATCGCTACTCGTTTTATCACCATCAATAGCAGGAGCTTCAGAAGTCACCGCCACTGTATTAACAGTGTCAGTTTTCTGCTTCTCAACTACCTCTGTCGATGCGCGCGCGATGCTGGTGTCAGCAATGACCGGTGCTTGAATAGTCTCTTGGCTCTCAGACGACTGCTGTTCCACTATAGCGGGTTTGCTGTCTGTAGTTTGATTTGCACTGACACTATCTTTTTGACTGTCGCTAACTTCACTGGCTTCAGGAGCGTTAGATGATACTTCATCCTTTGCAGTGCTGACCGTGGCGATAACCTCTGGCACAGCATGGTTTGTAGACTCGTTAGTCGACTTTACTACTGACTTTTCTTCACGGTGTTGTGCGGTGTTATCCGTTGCACTAGGATTGATTGTATCCATTGCTACTGATACGTCACGCTTAGCAACTTGTGCATCGGCTGCCTGACTCGCTATTTTTTCAGATTTGCTATCATCCAAAGACAAATGAACCACTTCTGGTGCTTTGTGCTTAGGCGGAGCCACGTTAACATGTATGCTGACCTCATTAGGGTTCTGATGACGAGTACTCTCTTGCGTTTTGTTAGCATTATTTGCTTGACTGGCAGATTGAGAGGATTGTTGCTTTGTATTACGCTCAGCGGTTAACGTTTCACCACGCTCAAGTTTACCACGTGAGTTGCGTTGGCTGTGCGGCTTACGTTTGCTACGAGTTTGCTCATCAGATGCTACGCTATCTTGAGTGTCAACTTGAGCAGGGTCGTTACGTTCGCTGCTATTACGTTCATTGTTTTGGCGGTTGTTACGATTGCGAGTGTTATCATTATTACGTCTGTTATCTTGCTCACGCTTGTCTTGCTCACGCTTATCTTGATTATCAGCCTGCTTGTCGTCTGTAGCGTTGACGCTGTCAGCATTAGCATGGCTGCTATCGACGTTACTGTTATCAGTAGTAGCGGTCTCATCACGTTGATTTCTTTGATGCGGTTTCGCTGGACGTGATTTGCGTGGCTTACGTCTTCTTCTATCCTCTGCATTGTCGTCAGCAGCATTAGTATCGATAGTATTGCTAGCGCTACTGCTGTCAGTATTCTGGCGTGTTGTCTGACGATTGGCGTTGGCATCTGACGGTTGGCTACTATCAGATTGGCTGGTTTGCGATATAGATGCCGTCTGAGCACCACTCAAAGCCTGATGATTGACTTGTCCAAATGATCCTAAGCTTTGTGCACCCGTATTTACTAAAGCTTCAATGGCTTCGGCAGCATCACGACTGCTAACACTGGCTGATAGCTGTGCTTGTGGGGCTTGGGCAAAAAGATTAGATAACCATGCCACTGCTTGCGGTTGAGCTGCCACAGGCGCAGTAGATTGCGCGTCTACAGGAACGGGTTGAGCCTGTTGTGTATTAGCTTGCGCAGGGTTATTTTGGTTGGCATTGTTTTGAGAAGCATTACTTTGAACAGACGTGTTTTGCGCGGCTCGAGTTGAGGTTGTCGGCTCGTTATTATGTCGACTAGGGCTGTTTTGCTGATTGCTACTGTTTTGTTTCGCGTTTTGCTGATTACCACTTTGTGGGTTAGTAGTAGGCGTATTCACTGCTGCTTTACGTGGTTGACGCGTTGGTTGTTGCTCAGGACGCTCTTTTTCAGCCGTTTGCCAATCAACTTCATACCCTAAACCACTGTGCTCTTGCTGCTGTGTATCCGTGATACGTTCATAGCTGGTTGGCGCAAAACCATCACGATTAAAGTGTAGTTTAAAGTTAGGCGACTCTAAATGGGCATGCGGTAAAATGGTGATACGCGTGCCACTGTCTTGTTCAAGATAAACGATGCTATCGCGTTTCTCATTTAATAAGAAGGCGGCAATATCAGTCGGTACTTCGGCTTGTACTTCGCCTTGGCGCTCTTTGAGGGCAATCTGTTCAATCTCGCGCATAATAGATAAGGAAAGCGAGCGCAAATCACGAATCATACCGTTGCCATGACAGCGCGGGCAGATATAGCCAGTCGATTCTTCTAAAGATGGACGTAGGCGTTGACGGCTCATTTCCATCAAACCAAATTTAGAGATATCGCCAAACTGGACACGCGCACGGTCATATTTGGTAGCATCAATCAGACGTTTTTCAACTTCTTTTTGATGCTTATTGTCATTCATATCAATGAAGTCAATGACAATCAAGCCGCCCATATCACGTAAACGTAATTGGCGTGCAATCTCG
This genomic window from Psychrobacter urativorans contains:
- a CDS encoding YsnF/AvaK domain-containing protein, which encodes MTNNNINNDNTNIEQGISPDLLSTDIANANVARVTNSRIDNPRIANHSSENKLPAPDSLSNNSSAATAVNKTGHGGHLELLEERPVINKERLDVGKVTVTKHARTKTINVPIELIEEYITVRTEYYDDESQYLLVGNYDEKDILRHVEPSLDSNAVVTINGKQVEIGDEPIEIIISRQVATITKDTYAIQEVAVNKTTHIHTDSIQVELKHEELNVQEEGFLEHEGTRHHKK
- a CDS encoding DUF2382 domain-containing protein, whose amino-acid sequence is MSQLVRLQDIQATHRDLIGDDYYDPTGKTAYGVDEDKIGKIDGALVEDTTGRIRYLIVDAGGWFSSKEVLVPAGLARIVGDDVFFDSLTKAQVEAMETYDHDYQYSYKEQYENDRKAFIADTVPVAERMEIQDHAYNAPNTLELLEERLTVNKDRIIAGLVKVGKHVVTEQRNVDVNLEEEHAHIERTNVDRPTDRRIGDVNGNETIEVELQAERARVSKETYVAEEVTVGKTTESHTETIVETIQREELDIDRDGNVVDREGNIITRDDITAEDVRRARGL
- a CDS encoding thiolase family protein — protein: MSNDAIVIVNSARTPMGGFQGTLKDVSATDLGAAAIKAAVIRAGISVDSIDEVIMGCVLTAGLGQGPARQAMRAAGLLDTTGAVTINKLCGSGLKAIMQACDGIKAGSFKVAVAGGMESMTNAPYIMPNARAGYRMGHKEVKDHMFLDGLEDAETGKLMGQFAQEMADKKGYSREQMDAFAIESLNRALTAINDDHFKNEITSVTFSTRKGDTTVDIDEEPSLANAERIPTLRPAFAKDGTITAANASSISDGAAAVVLMTESQAQAEGLDYQARIIATASNSRHPSEFTIAPIGAIEKVLANAGWSVADVDLWEINEAFALVTIAAMDELNIAHDRVNIEGGACALGHPVGCSGTRIVVTLINSLQRTGGKKGVATLCIGGGEAVAIAIELP
- a CDS encoding homoserine dehydrogenase, which translates into the protein MSKSIKLAILGLGTVGTGVINLINDNLGELKRRSGRDIIITEVGTRRQRDDIDASIIQNDDLMAIAASDNVDIVIEVIGGTTLAKDVIMHAIKHGKHVVTANKALLAEHGNEIFALAEANNVHVAYEAAVAGGIPIIKVMREALAANKVDWLAGIINGTGNFIMSEMRDTGRPFVDVLAEAQALGYAEADPTFDVEGIDAAHKLALLASIAFGIPLQFDKVYCEGITGITLQDVNYAEELGYRIKHVGFAVRRTNDKGKEGIELRVHPTLIPQNTLLANVNGVKNAVLVNSHPLGQTLYYGDGAGAGATASAVMADVMDLVRVLGSNDPSLTGQQGHHVPHLSFLPELLSDTPILRAEQMITGYYLRVHAYDNPGVLADITRILSDAGINIDAILQKPAHKVGQVPIIILTLPVIESQMNLAIAKIEKLDSVTDKVVRIRLDELA
- a CDS encoding DsbC family protein, with amino-acid sequence MSFSPFSKLNLAITKLSKNKLSHALLSASLVIVAVGCSNNAADATSSTGIVNSAQAKTTKTVGNSDGAVVKALQANLKASGIEEKIISAVPTDMSGIYWVTAEGLPAFFTDKSGKHIIQGQIIAVGDGEPVDISGALVAKTAQEALKKVDKKDMIIYPAKGATKSVVYAFTDADCGYCRKLHEEMADINARGIEVRYLAWPRSEESIPKMEGIWCSKDRNAAMNQAKIGADVTGSSCSNPVQAQMALGMALGVRGTPAIFTESGEQVGGYLPAAQLAQAVGIQ
- a CDS encoding DUF808 domain-containing protein codes for the protein MAGASLLALLDDISLILDDVSLMTKVAAKKTAGVLGDDLALNAEQVTGVKADRELAVVWAVAKGSFVNKLILVPAALLISAIYPPLVTFLLMCGGLYLAYEGAEKIIHKFWPHLLPHDEEQKKRLRANADDTIDLVAFEKEKIKGAVRTDFVLSAEIIVIALGSAAGATLLEKSLVLSIIAVTITIGVYGLVAGIVKMDDLGLHLMKKSSNVQQKTGAFLLSFAPKLMKFLSIAGTIAMFLVGGGILVHGIDFLHHEVEDLAHLTGIFESATTMLLNALVGLIVGVIVVAIVTMIGKMRDNKSSSAH